The Thunnus maccoyii chromosome 12, fThuMac1.1, whole genome shotgun sequence genomic interval TGTCTGTGTCCGGGTTGTGGTACAGGCGGATCACGTAGCCCTTGGTGATGAAGTGGAGGAGGACGGGGGTGAGGAAGGTGAAGAAGCCGATGAAGCCACAGAAAGCGATCTGCAGGGCGAGGCTCTGGACTCCGAGTCCGGTCTTGAGGAGAATGTGGGGCATGAGGAAGAGACTGGCCCCACTGGTGCTATAAGAGAACATCTTCACCCCTGAGACAGCAGACAAAGAGAACTGAGTATTTACACATCAAGTAAATTTGATTATCAAAGAACTGTGATGTACTGAGTgacatgttttacagtgtaaaaacagTCAAGAGTTCGACACTCTATTGAAGACACTGTTAATGAATTACTACTGAACACATATGTTTAGAATTTCGATACCActatttcttgttacttattgaCTGACATGTCTTTCTTTTAGGGGTTTAACTTTACATGTATTCATCCTGAACCATCACAGTGCGGACGATACAGTTCGATGCATGCAGTCATATGAAGAACACACTCCATGaaccaaacaattactgtcaaaatagtttaataatccacttaatCTGAcatgtggaacaataattcCAGTGCGAGTTCCACCCGTTTTGccagtgcaccacttagctaTAGCATGCTCATAGGTGTATGCTAGCCGGCTTAGCCAAGTTGCctggttaccctgtagtgtCATTGCCATCAAAATGACAAACGAGAGACCCATAacacttttattaaaatatgctcttTTATCTCCGTAGTGGAACAGTACTGCAGCACAAATAAGGAAGCTgcttattaatactgaagcatcactgttagagcagcatgttactgttgtagctgctggtaGTGGAGCTAGtgtcaactactttatatacagttagaccataaatcataatcatcatgtcagcaggtgtcctgactccttgcagAAAGGTTGGTTTCCTTTtgcactgcagcaactaaactgtttcagtaatagttttggctAATGAGCCATcgttggatgtttacattttttcaaaataaaagaccaaatgttgttttctacctttcttgttttttctactGTACCGAAATCGTATGGAACCgtgaattttgtgtactgtTACACCCCTACTTTCTATTAATATGcaagaaaaataatacattCAGAACAATATATCAAAATACTTTTTCTTGAGCAACAACATTTACAACAGCTAAGTCACTATAGAAACACAATAACTcccaaatgtcaaataaaacttaaaaacatatttctgatatttaaACACTGAAGTACAAAAACAATGTAGGACATAGAAAACAGTTCCTATCACTTATTCATCAGgtgtctgactgactgttgaCCTGAGTCTCAGCCAGTAAAACTACAGGAATTTCTCAGTTTTAGAGGTTAATGAGGTTCATTAACTGTTTTAGCTTGTTCTTAATTGGTTTCTTTTCGCCTAAAAAGCGTGCTATGGCTTTGTTAAACTAAACAGCAGCGGACAGGAGACTCTGCAGGTTTAGGCttgttgtggtgttttgataaattactcttacTGGCTTTATAGTCACCATGGTTGTATTACTCTTACAGTAACAGGCGTGGTTGTCCTCAACTCAAGTTACGATACGTATGTTTCAACCTCGCACCGTTTCATTCCGCCACGGCTTCTTCGCTCTGCTTGCAACTTGATAGCATGTTTCATGAGACTTCCTGCCAGGTAAATCTTTGCTCTGACTCTACTCAAGTAAGAGGATTAAAGGCTATGAAGTGATAAGGACTCACCTCGGACAGCGGTGCCCAGATTGCCGTTGTAAATCAGGTTCCCCTCCTCGGAGTGGCTCGTCGTAGAGAGACAACGGGACGACGGACATCCAGACCGCACCTGCTCGGAGACACACGACATAAATACGATGGAGTCAGCTGTTAGATGTCTTTACCAAAAACTAGATTGTCACAATGTCTTATAAAGTATTCAGCGGTACACATCAAATgactttcaaacatttttttttttttgtggagagAAAACTAAGCATGCAGAAAATGATTACATCCAATATTTCCTCTCTATTGTTTTATTATACATGTTCCGGCTCAATGCATCAACAAACAGTGTAATCAACCTTTGCTCCAGGACAACAaactattgtttttattattgatttatctatTCAAAGCTCTTTGATTTTGAGTATGACGGGAGAAGTGAGTGCCCCaccacaatatacagtatacatacaaaataaattcatacataaacatataaacaactAGTTTACCTGTGTGTGCTGCACGATTCAAGTGTCACTGTAGTATAATACCATCTATAATAATGTCCATTTCTGATGACAGTggcacagctggatcagctgacTGCATCAGTTtgaaaacacctgcacatgattAAAAACCTGCACACTGCATTGATACTGTGTACAAATCAGTCCTGCTCAGACACACATGAACCATGTCTACTGGCAGAACGCCTTTATTTGATTTATGAATTATTTGTGTCTGCCTTTATTGATATTCTGGTTGTAAATtgattatttaataacccagtCTATGATTAGAATGTCTTATAAACTGcatacattatttattcattcaaatgtGTTGCAGTCATAGGGAGTAGGGAAAGAGGAAATTGTATTAATGTAACATGGATGTGGAACTATAGTTTATATCAAACTCATTTttgactgaatgaaaatgacaatgaaaatgtgCTTCTCgctgaaagaaaacagactctcctcctctccctgacTATAACATCGGCCATGATTAAGGTTAACTGGAGAgataacagatcatgaaaagaaaaaagagtgGAACGAGCAGAGCTACACAGTCTGCTGACTCCCCTCGGTGCATTCAAGAAACGCCTGAAAACTCAGCTCTTCATCACCTCAACACTATACTGTCTTGTTTATGGTATTTATTATGCACTTGTCTATTTCCAGTCATTTCTTACTTCAATaacatacattatatatgtTGTGATTTAGTATCAGATCAGTCATATCAGCTGCAGGGTCTAATCGATAACTGATTTCAGTATAGGGTGTGTCGTccggtaaaagacttccgtgaagACTGGTCAAGCCACTAAAGTGAGGAACGAGCACCGATGAAATAAGGGACTTGGGGGACGTCCTGATTCCCTTAATTGATAGTTTGATCGATCAAAACACTTATTCCTGCTCTGAGGAGTGAGGAGCGACGATACACGAGAGCAATCTTTTACCAGCTGACACGCCCCCTTcttggatatcagttattgattggacactgcagctgatctgactgatctgatatgtcacaacatcactgagtggagacagattacagattaaatttaagtgtatcacTGCcaaattttataaatatatatttttttctgattcatcatctagTTAAAAATGATGTGTTAATTGCCAGTCTGATCAAAAAAAccaactttcttcatttattagaaagtttcttcttttttaacttttattacggataaaattaaagtcagggagactctgtctgtcagctagaaacactttttaaacacGTTTATATTTCACATCAGTTATTGttatttccattcagtcacatgcgaggctgaaaattcctgagcgtcggGTTTGAAATGACTtatataatttccattttccctgaaaaaTTTAgccttaataaataatttccagtgtttaaaaaaacaccctgatcatattctgggttgTTAAACAGGCTAAAGAGAGAACactgtgcacctttattagGAAAGGACGTCTCGtttctctaaaaacatgtttcctctctgctaGCATCTCTAGTGGaagggactaagacgcaaggaaaagtGGCAAGTGAGGAAAATGTGGATGTAATTTATGGGACTTGGCAAcatgatgtatgtgtgtctgagagaCCGTCAGACATTAAGAGTCGATCCCAGACAGAGTGATCTTGCCGGCTAATGCTAATTTAGCTTGTGGCTACTATAATTTCAGAGGACATTAGCTGACTAGTCGTGTTTAACATGTACAATATGAGCTGCTGACCACCGACACTGTGTATGTCTATGGGAGTTGAGACAAAGTGAGATGAGTTAAATACCGTGTATATGACGCGCAGAGAACTTCTGTCAGCACGCGGCAGTTCACCGCTCAGGCCTCTGAAACAGCACGCGGCACGCGGCACTACATGTCGCGAAGCCGCCACATGAAAGTGACTGAATGACTGAGAAACAGCACGCGCCCGCAACCTGCAAAGCAAATTCACTGAGAACATTTTCAGCCTGTTAGtgatcctgatcctgatcctCCAAGGTTGGAAATAACCAACTTCCGCTTCTGCTTCGACTGATTGTCAGCAGGCTGCATCTTTCACATGTTGCTGCCCTCTACAGACGAGGGTTAATAATGCTTCTAACCAAGTGTGCTCCcttcaatttatttttctgtgttgatTAAGAAATTCATGTCTTTGCATTCCTAAAAACTGCAATACAACATTGTCTTCATGTATCTAGACCGTAAATTTGAAATGAACACAGCATTTCTAATTACGTTTGTTAGACTAGACCATTTTTACGGATGCAAGATGACAAATTGTAATGTCTCATTTGGTAGGTTGATATAAATGCAGGAAACAACAAGGCAGATAGATATACGATAGATTTAAATTGGTAGAtttagatgtatttttaaatatattttagtatTGAATCTGCCGGTCatccagcaggtggcagcacaCTGCTACATAAGAATGTTCTTTGACAGCATAAAACCACTAAATCCAGAGTTTCAAAGGCCTAATAATCCCTCCAGTTAGTCACTGCTCTCACAGTTAACACTGAACCATGTACTATAGTTTATATAGAGAGTTTTTAGTTATATAGAGTGCAACAGAAGCCtaaaaggatgggttcacaatttttcaagtttgtcttaaaacaacagccaggagcccaaatgaacattgaaacatgcttttcttgctgtaatcattcctcctgttcatactgaccattagaagatcccttcatgatgcacttacaatgtaagtgatgggggacaagatccacagtcctccttctgtgtaaaaatggatttaaaagtttatccgaagctaatatgaagcttcagtgtccaaatgagtcaaatcaagtagatatctttcaacataaGCCTTTTTAGTagagtccctctttttgttactatacttccaccgcagctcaacagggaaacactgtctgaggaaacacaaagagggaatttgatgctaaaaagactgtaaatgtggcagatacccacttgatatgactaactcagactgctgaagcctcatcaacttttaaatgcattgttgcactaaatgactgtgtggacacactgtggattttggccccccatcacttacattaaaagcacattttaaggggatcttttaatagccattATGAACggaaggaaaacctctttcactgttcatatggtcacctgactgctgttttgagacacacttgaaaaactgtaaacCTTTAAGTTGGGCCTAATGGTGTTGTTAGTGGAAAGATTCAatagattcaagattcaagagagCTTTATTGTCATTCACTGCATCTCCAAACAGGTGCTGTGTCATGCagatacaataaaaacaacaatataaaagcaCCAATGTAAATCAGCTGTAAGAAGAAAGCCATAAAATTAAAGACAGTACCATTAAGATTAAAGTATCTGtatgaaaatatcaaaacttAAGTATCAATATACTTGGTCTCCATGCAAATTGGTCTTTGAGTActcaaatcaagtcaattttatttgtatagcccaatatcacaaatcacaaatttgcctcaaagggctttacagtctgtgcAGCAATACATCATCCTGTctccttagaccctcgatttgTATaagaaaaactccctaaaaagagagagagaaggataaagGCATCATtcaaagagagagacatgaggtgaGGTTGAACTCCTGCTGGATGgggaaccagatccaaaacctcAGGAAATGGCACCAACAGCCTGTGAAGCAGAACAAGTCCAGGATGGGTGCTGGTCCAGCAAGACATGCCTTAGAGAcaagaggagacaggaggagaataaaaaaagagagagaaacacagctTGGATGCTCATGTGCttgtggaacaaacaaacagagggtTAGAGAAGCAATGATTATCAGAACAgttgcaataatcaataatcttgTCAGCAGGACAAGATTATTAGTAAATTCATTGAGCCAGAAACTGACCCACTGTGCAGTACAAGGTTATGAAGTGATCAATTAAAGGGTACTAATTGTAGGTTAAGGCAAAAAGTTAAAAGAGTTTTAAGTTAAGATTTAAAGGATTCAACAGAGTAGTTTTATATTGCACTCTGTACTTGTCCATGGGTGCATGCAGACAAGTGGGAGGTGACAGATAttcaaatacaacattttaGAATAGgcgaaaataacacattatacTGCATACAAAAAACTGCATGGCTTTTGCCccaaactgcatgggattagcataaagtgggcatgtctgtaaaggggaaACTCATGGGTAACCATAGAAgccattttcattcacatatcttgaggtgagaggtcaaggggCCCCTCTGGGAATGCCAGATTTCCGTCGCCAAAATTTAAAGCATTATTTAGCCCCTTTCCcaacaagctagcatgacatggcTCATTCCAATGGATGTCTTAGGTcgtctagtttcatatgataccacTATCTTCactagctttaaaactgagcctgCTACAGCCTCGTATACAGTCCTGCAGGTCTCAAAGTGTTTATAATTGAGAACATGCAGGTCCTCTACCATCCATCAGGGGGTGCTGCAGCACCGTCCGTACCCCTACTTCCCATGGCATtgcttccagcttctgaaaAAATAACTGGAAACACttaatgtctctctttttttttagcatttataagccgTATAtgaacagttaataaatggtttctAACATACTGTAGTGTAGTTGTGGGCACCCATAAGTGgatgctgctgtataaacagacaATGACTGacaacacagcaaaacacagttgtaataatgtaaaaatgtcgTCAAGTTATAATTCTTGACACATACTGtttattaataaacactttacaTGTCATTATATCTACTAATAACTacattatattgtgttataaatatttattcatgtttatttacagcttATAAATGCCAAATAGGGAGACTTCATGGACTCACACTATGTGTTACTGATAGAAAATCTTGACAAATATACTAGCACCCACAATTTATAAAAAAGCCTACTATCCATCCAgttgcacattttattttgaagatataaacatttatataagTGCTACAATTGATGTATGCCCTTTAGTTGATCATTTTGACCACTTACTGCACATGGCAGTAACTTAACTTTTATAAAAAACCTCTCGACTTTTCAGGTAAAGGTAGGACTGTAACACTCCGAGGGTCATCTGTGGAGGCTTTTTCAGGTCATTCTGATAT includes:
- the tmem70 gene encoding transmembrane protein 70, mitochondrial, whose translation is MFSVNLLCRLRARAVSQSFSHFHVAASRHVVPRAACCFRGLSGELPRADRSSLRVIYTVRSGCPSSRCLSTTSHSEEGNLIYNGNLGTAVRGVKMFSYSTSGASLFLMPHILLKTGLGVQSLALQIAFCGFIGFFTFLTPVLLHFITKGYVIRLYHNPDTDTYTAVTYSVFLTEKRTVFHQRQVRIPAVSKMFTTFYADKTSMLVNPDMFPIPQDYNHLMGYDKPFSFNTDDMDRPES